One window from the genome of Trabulsiella odontotermitis encodes:
- the putP gene encoding sodium/proline symporter PutP yields the protein MAISTPMLVTFCVYIFGMILIGFMAWRSTKNFDDYILGGRSLGPFVTALSAGASDMSGWLLMGLPGAIFIAGISESWIAIGLTVGAWINWKLVAGRLRVHTEVNNNALTLPDYFTGRFEDTSRVLRIISALVILLFFTIYCASGIVAGARLFESTFGLSYETALWAGAAATIIYTFIGGFLAVSWTDTVQASLMIFALILTPVIVILTVGGFGDSLEVIKQKSIENVDMLKGLNVVAIISLMGWGLGYFGQPHILARFMAADSHHSIVHARRISMTWMILCLAGAVSVGFFGIAYFNNNPSLAGAVNQNAERVFIELAQILFNPWIAGILLSAILAAVMSTLSCQLLVCSSAITEDLYKAFLRKGASQTELVWVGRFMVLVVALVAIALAANPENRVLGLVSYAWAGFGAAFGPVVLFSVLWSRMTRNGALAGMIIGAVTVIVWKQFGWLDLYEIIPGFIFGSLGIVIFSLLGKAPSAAMQQRFAEADAHYHSAPPSRLQAE from the coding sequence ATGGCTATTAGTACACCGATGCTGGTGACGTTCTGCGTCTATATCTTTGGCATGATCTTAATCGGGTTTATGGCGTGGCGCTCCACGAAAAACTTTGATGATTATATTCTTGGCGGCCGCAGTCTCGGTCCGTTTGTGACGGCATTGTCAGCCGGGGCGTCTGATATGAGCGGCTGGCTGCTGATGGGCCTGCCGGGGGCGATTTTTATCGCCGGGATCTCCGAAAGCTGGATTGCCATCGGCCTGACGGTCGGGGCGTGGATCAACTGGAAACTGGTGGCCGGTCGCCTGCGTGTTCACACCGAAGTGAACAACAATGCCCTGACGCTGCCGGATTACTTCACTGGCCGCTTTGAAGATACCAGCCGCGTGCTGCGTATTATCTCCGCGCTGGTTATTCTGCTGTTCTTCACCATTTATTGCGCCTCCGGGATTGTCGCCGGTGCGCGTCTGTTCGAAAGCACTTTCGGGCTGAGCTACGAAACCGCGCTGTGGGCTGGTGCCGCAGCCACCATTATCTATACCTTCATTGGCGGCTTCCTCGCGGTCAGCTGGACCGACACCGTGCAGGCCAGCCTGATGATTTTCGCGCTGATCCTGACCCCGGTCATCGTTATTCTGACCGTCGGCGGTTTTGGCGATTCGCTGGAAGTGATCAAACAGAAAAGCATCGAAAACGTCGATATGCTGAAAGGGCTTAATGTCGTCGCCATCATTTCGCTGATGGGCTGGGGACTCGGCTATTTCGGCCAGCCGCACATTCTGGCGCGCTTTATGGCGGCAGACTCGCACCACAGCATCGTGCATGCCCGTCGTATCAGTATGACCTGGATGATCCTGTGCCTGGCGGGTGCGGTGTCAGTCGGTTTCTTCGGCATTGCTTACTTCAACAACAACCCGTCGCTGGCAGGCGCGGTGAACCAGAACGCCGAGCGTGTGTTCATCGAGCTGGCGCAGATCCTGTTCAACCCGTGGATCGCCGGTATTCTGCTGTCAGCGATTCTGGCGGCGGTGATGTCCACCCTGAGCTGCCAGTTGCTGGTCTGCTCCAGCGCCATTACTGAAGATCTCTACAAAGCGTTCCTGCGTAAAGGCGCGAGCCAGACAGAGCTGGTGTGGGTAGGGCGCTTTATGGTGCTGGTCGTGGCGCTGGTGGCGATTGCCCTTGCCGCTAACCCGGAAAACCGTGTGCTGGGGCTGGTGAGCTACGCCTGGGCGGGCTTCGGCGCGGCGTTTGGCCCGGTCGTGCTGTTCTCGGTGTTGTGGTCGCGCATGACCCGCAACGGCGCGCTGGCCGGGATGATCATCGGTGCCGTCACCGTCATCGTCTGGAAACAGTTCGGCTGGCTGGATCTGTACGAAATCATCCCGGGCTTCATCTTCGGTAGCCTTGGCATCGTGATTTTCAGCCTGCTGGGTAAAGCGCCGTCTGCCGCCATGCAGCAGCGTTTCGCGGAAGCGGATGCGCATTACCACTCGGCACCGCCGTCACGTTTACAGGCGGAATAA
- the efeU gene encoding iron uptake transporter permease EfeU yields the protein MFVPFLIMLREGLEAALIVSLIASYLKRTQRGRWIGVMWIGVFLAAALCLGLGIFINETTGEFPQKEQELFEGLVALVAVIILTWMVFWMRKVSRNVKQQLEQAVDNALQRGNHHGWALILMVFFAVAREGLESVFFLLAAFQQDVGIWPPLGAMLGLATAVVLGFLLYWGGIRLNLAAFFKWTSLFILLVAAGLAAGAIRAFHEAGLWNNFQQVAFDFSNVLSTHSLTGTLMEGIFGYQEAPSVSEVAVYFIYLIPALVLFALPPRAGTTASRTAP from the coding sequence ATGTTTGTTCCATTTCTCATTATGTTACGTGAAGGACTTGAGGCGGCGCTTATTGTCAGCCTGATCGCCAGTTATCTGAAGCGCACCCAACGCGGGCGCTGGATTGGCGTAATGTGGATCGGCGTGTTTCTCGCCGCGGCGTTGTGTCTCGGTTTAGGCATCTTTATTAACGAAACCACCGGCGAGTTCCCGCAAAAAGAGCAGGAGCTGTTTGAAGGGCTGGTGGCGCTGGTCGCGGTCATCATCCTGACGTGGATGGTGTTCTGGATGCGCAAAGTGTCGCGCAACGTCAAACAACAGCTGGAACAGGCGGTGGATAACGCCCTGCAACGCGGCAATCACCACGGCTGGGCGTTGATCCTGATGGTCTTTTTCGCCGTCGCGCGTGAAGGGCTGGAGTCGGTGTTCTTCCTGCTGGCGGCGTTTCAGCAGGATGTCGGTATCTGGCCGCCACTGGGGGCGATGCTCGGCCTGGCGACGGCGGTGGTGCTCGGTTTCCTGCTCTACTGGGGCGGCATCCGGCTTAATCTCGCCGCGTTCTTCAAATGGACCAGCCTGTTTATTTTGCTGGTGGCGGCCGGGCTGGCGGCGGGGGCGATCCGCGCTTTCCATGAGGCCGGGCTGTGGAACAACTTCCAGCAGGTGGCGTTCGATTTCAGCAACGTGCTCTCCACCCATTCGCTGACCGGTACGCTGATGGAAGGCATTTTCGGCTACCAGGAAGCGCCGAGCGTCAGTGAAGTGGCGGTTTACTTTATTTATCTGATTCCGGCGCTGGTGCTGTTCGCACTGCCGCCGCGTGCCGGTACGACAGCGTCCCGTACAGCACCCTGA
- the efeO gene encoding iron uptake system protein EfeO — translation MTTNFRRSALQVGIAALFASAFAVQAADIPQVKVTVNDKQCEPMSITVNAGKTQFIIQNHSQKALEWEILKGVMVVEERENIAPGFTQKMTANLQPGEYDMTCGLLTNPKGKLIVKGEATAADAAKANAVLSLGEAITSYKTYVTAETAELVKGTKAFTDAVKAGDIEKAKALYAPTRQHYERIEPIAELFSDLDGSIDAREDDYEQKADDPKFTGFHRLEKALFGDNTTKGMEQYATQLNTDVLELQKRISELAFPPSKVVGGAAGLIEEVAASKISGEEDRYSHTDLWDFQANIDGAQKIVDLLRPQLQKENSALLAKVDANFKKLDAILAKYRTKDGYETYDKLTSADRNALKGPITTLAEDLAQLRGILGLD, via the coding sequence ATGACAACTAACTTCCGCCGTAGTGCGCTGCAAGTGGGTATTGCTGCGCTGTTCGCTTCTGCTTTTGCTGTTCAGGCTGCGGATATTCCGCAGGTCAAAGTGACCGTCAACGACAAACAGTGTGAGCCGATGAGCATCACCGTCAATGCCGGTAAAACCCAGTTCATCATTCAGAACCACAGCCAGAAAGCACTGGAATGGGAAATCCTCAAAGGCGTGATGGTGGTGGAAGAGCGGGAAAACATCGCCCCGGGATTCACCCAGAAGATGACCGCCAACCTGCAACCTGGCGAATATGACATGACCTGCGGCCTGCTGACTAACCCGAAAGGCAAGCTGATTGTCAAAGGCGAAGCGACGGCGGCGGACGCGGCCAAAGCGAATGCCGTGCTGAGCCTCGGCGAGGCGATCACCAGTTATAAAACCTACGTCACCGCCGAAACCGCGGAACTGGTCAAAGGCACCAAAGCCTTTACCGATGCGGTAAAAGCCGGGGACATCGAAAAAGCGAAAGCGCTGTATGCGCCGACGCGTCAGCACTACGAGCGCATCGAACCGATCGCCGAGCTGTTCTCTGATCTCGACGGCAGCATTGATGCCCGTGAAGACGATTACGAGCAGAAAGCGGACGACCCGAAATTCACCGGCTTCCACCGTCTCGAAAAAGCGCTGTTTGGCGACAACACCACCAAAGGGATGGAACAGTACGCCACCCAACTGAACACCGACGTGCTTGAGCTGCAAAAACGCATCAGTGAACTGGCGTTCCCGCCGTCAAAAGTCGTGGGCGGCGCGGCCGGGCTGATTGAAGAAGTGGCGGCCAGCAAAATCAGTGGCGAAGAAGATCGCTACAGCCACACCGACCTGTGGGATTTCCAGGCCAACATCGATGGCGCGCAGAAAATCGTCGACCTGCTGCGTCCGCAACTGCAAAAAGAGAACAGCGCGCTACTGGCGAAAGTCGATGCCAACTTCAAAAAATTGGACGCGATCCTGGCGAAGTATCGCACTAAAGACGGTTACGAAACCTACGACAAACTGACCAGCGCTGACCGTAACGCACTGAAAGGGCCGATCACGACGCTGGCGGAAGACCTGGCTCAGTTGCGCGGGATCCTGGGACTGGACTAA
- the efeB gene encoding iron uptake transporter deferrochelatase/peroxidase subunit — protein sequence MAQQKHDDVNEPSRRRLLKGIGVLGGALAFSGGCPVAHAAKPQSAPGTVSPDARMETQPFYGLHQSGVLTPQQASMMLVAFDVLASDKAELERLFRLLTQRIAFLTAGGPAPDTPNPRLPPMDSGILGPYIAPDNLTMTVSVGDSLFDTRFGLAGKAPKKLQKMTRFPNDSLDASLCHGDLLLQICANTQDTVIHALRDIIKHTPDLLSVRWKREGFISDHAARSKGKETPVNLLGFKDGTANPDSSDAPLMDNVVWVTADQDEPAWAVGGSYQAVRIIQFHVEFWDRTPLKEQQTIFGRDKQSGAPLGMQHEHDVPDYSRDPNGDVIALDSHIRLANPRTPETQSSLMMRRGYSYSLGASNSGQLDMGLLFVCYQHDLEKGFLTVQKRLNGEALEEYIKPIGGGFFFVLPAAKDKQHYLGQTLLTA from the coding sequence ATGGCACAACAAAAACATGACGACGTGAACGAACCGTCACGTCGCCGTTTACTCAAAGGTATCGGCGTGCTGGGAGGCGCGCTGGCATTCAGCGGCGGATGTCCGGTCGCCCATGCGGCAAAACCGCAGAGCGCGCCGGGCACCGTATCGCCGGATGCGCGTATGGAAACGCAACCGTTTTATGGTCTCCATCAGTCCGGCGTGCTGACGCCGCAACAGGCATCAATGATGCTGGTGGCGTTTGATGTGCTGGCAAGCGACAAAGCCGAACTTGAGCGGCTGTTTCGTCTGCTGACGCAGCGCATCGCCTTTCTCACCGCGGGTGGCCCGGCACCGGATACGCCTAATCCGCGCCTGCCGCCAATGGACTCCGGCATCCTCGGGCCGTACATCGCCCCGGATAACCTGACCATGACCGTATCCGTGGGGGATTCCCTGTTCGATACGCGTTTTGGTCTGGCCGGAAAAGCGCCGAAAAAACTGCAAAAGATGACGCGCTTTCCGAATGATTCGCTGGATGCCTCGCTGTGCCACGGTGACCTGCTGTTGCAGATCTGCGCCAACACCCAGGATACAGTGATTCATGCGCTGCGCGATATTATCAAACACACGCCGGATCTCTTGAGCGTGCGCTGGAAGCGGGAAGGGTTTATCTCTGACCACGCGGCGCGCAGCAAAGGCAAAGAGACGCCAGTAAACCTGCTGGGCTTTAAGGATGGTACGGCGAATCCCGACAGCAGCGATGCGCCGTTGATGGACAACGTTGTCTGGGTAACTGCCGATCAGGACGAACCCGCGTGGGCGGTGGGCGGCTCTTACCAGGCTGTGCGCATCATTCAGTTCCACGTTGAGTTCTGGGATCGCACGCCGCTGAAAGAACAGCAGACGATTTTCGGTCGCGACAAGCAGAGCGGGGCGCCGCTGGGGATGCAGCATGAGCACGACGTGCCGGATTACAGTCGTGATCCGAACGGCGACGTGATTGCCCTCGATAGTCATATCCGTCTGGCAAACCCGCGCACGCCGGAAACGCAGTCCAGCCTGATGATGCGCCGGGGCTACAGCTACTCCCTCGGTGCAAGCAACTCCGGTCAGCTCGACATGGGGTTACTTTTTGTCTGTTATCAGCACGATTTGGAAAAAGGTTTCCTGACGGTTCAAAAAAGACTCAACGGCGAGGCGCTGGAAGAGTACATCAAACCGATTGGCGGCGGTTTTTTCTTTGTGTTGCCGGCAGCGAAAGATAAGCAGCACTATCTTGGGCAGACGCTGCTAACTGCCTGA
- the phoH gene encoding phosphate starvation-inducible protein PhoH, whose translation MGRQKAVIKARREAKRVLRRDSRSYKQREEESVTSLVQMSGVESIGMAREGRDTSPVEARNDAQVHYLNAIESKQLIFATGEAGCGKTWISAAKAAEALIHKDVDRIIVTRPVLQADEDLGFLPGDISEKFAPYFRPVYDVLVKRLGASFMQYCLRPEIGKVEIAPFAYMRGRTFENAVVILDEAQNVTAAQMKMFLTRLGENVTVIVNGDITQCDLPSGVQSGLSDALARFEEDEMIGIVRFTKDDCVRSALCQRTLNAYS comes from the coding sequence ATGGGAAGACAAAAAGCAGTGATCAAAGCTCGTCGTGAAGCAAAACGTGTGCTGAGACGAGATTCACGTAGCTATAAACAGCGTGAAGAAGAATCGGTCACCTCGCTTGTGCAGATGAGTGGCGTGGAATCAATTGGCATGGCACGGGAAGGCCGTGATACTTCTCCAGTTGAAGCACGCAATGACGCTCAGGTGCACTACCTGAATGCTATCGAGAGTAAGCAGCTGATCTTTGCAACCGGTGAAGCCGGATGCGGTAAAACCTGGATCAGTGCGGCGAAAGCGGCGGAGGCCCTGATACATAAGGATGTGGACAGGATCATTGTTACCCGTCCGGTCCTGCAAGCTGACGAAGATCTCGGCTTCTTACCCGGAGACATATCCGAGAAGTTTGCGCCTTATTTCCGCCCCGTTTACGACGTGCTTGTGAAGCGGCTGGGGGCATCCTTCATGCAATACTGCCTGCGACCAGAGATTGGTAAGGTGGAAATCGCGCCGTTCGCCTATATGCGTGGACGTACCTTTGAAAATGCGGTGGTGATCCTTGACGAGGCCCAGAACGTCACCGCAGCGCAAATGAAGATGTTTTTAACGCGCCTCGGGGAGAACGTGACGGTTATCGTGAACGGCGACATCACCCAGTGTGATTTGCCCTCTGGCGTCCAGTCAGGGTTAAGCGATGCGCTCGCACGTTTCGAGGAAGATGAAATGATAGGTATCGTCCGTTTCACCAAAGACGACTGCGTACGCTCTGCGCTGTGCCAGCGTACGCTGAATGCCTATAGCTAG
- a CDS encoding nuclear transport factor 2 family protein has protein sequence MSEENRLFLSSLFQSIADQGWGENFMAALHDDLEFNAMGTSPVAGCYRGKENYRNQLLKRLDDKLASWPVPIVDTMMVDGDLACLQFHATGGKGKNGADFNMHYCWVLRLEHQKIIKIWGYYDSFKMNALFNEKQSPVSRALSA, from the coding sequence ATGAGTGAAGAAAACCGCCTGTTTTTGTCGTCGCTCTTTCAGTCGATAGCAGATCAGGGATGGGGCGAGAATTTTATGGCCGCATTGCACGACGATCTGGAATTCAATGCCATGGGAACATCTCCGGTCGCAGGGTGCTACCGGGGTAAGGAAAACTACCGCAACCAGTTGCTGAAACGACTGGATGACAAGCTGGCCTCCTGGCCTGTGCCGATCGTCGATACGATGATGGTGGATGGCGACCTCGCCTGCCTGCAATTCCACGCGACCGGGGGTAAAGGCAAAAACGGGGCAGATTTCAATATGCACTACTGCTGGGTACTGCGCCTGGAGCATCAGAAAATCATAAAAATCTGGGGATATTATGATTCATTCAAAATGAATGCCCTGTTTAATGAAAAACAAAGCCCGGTTTCCCGGGCCTTGAGTGCGTAA
- a CDS encoding nuclear transport factor 2 family protein, protein MADENQLTTEQRLRIIEAKLAIYELIAAHPPSADSGLAEYTASVYMEDGVFNRGEGLDGAKGVDAIAAFILRPAHEEAINSGLAHFTGLPLIDLRGDKAIVTSYLQLLQLDKQGEPREMANHGTSTGYRIHRVVINRWELECHDGRWKIRSRTLLPVDGSPAPRQLLARGLSDVLNATYPKPFTITE, encoded by the coding sequence ATGGCTGACGAAAATCAACTCACCACAGAACAACGGCTTCGGATAATCGAAGCGAAATTAGCGATTTATGAACTGATTGCCGCGCATCCGCCGAGTGCCGATAGCGGACTCGCTGAATATACGGCCTCCGTCTATATGGAGGATGGCGTGTTTAATCGTGGCGAGGGACTGGATGGTGCGAAAGGGGTAGATGCCATCGCGGCGTTCATTCTCAGACCCGCGCATGAAGAGGCGATCAACAGCGGGCTGGCGCATTTTACCGGCTTACCGCTTATCGATTTGCGTGGCGATAAGGCCATTGTCACCTCCTATTTGCAGCTGTTACAGCTGGATAAACAGGGCGAGCCGCGGGAAATGGCGAATCATGGCACGTCCACGGGGTACCGCATCCACCGGGTGGTCATTAACCGCTGGGAGCTTGAATGCCACGACGGACGCTGGAAAATCCGCAGCAGAACGCTGCTTCCCGTCGACGGTAGCCCGGCGCCGCGCCAGCTGTTGGCGCGAGGTCTTTCAGATGTGCTGAACGCAACCTACCCGAAGCCATTCACCATTACGGAGTGA
- a CDS encoding LysR family transcriptional regulator yields the protein MISRTHFLALNTFVMVAEKLNFRAVADQLGVSASAVSQQINGLEEDLGLRLFNRTTRSVSLTEDGRALYLQTAPLLENLSGAIRQAQSRSQIIQGSIRIHAFRSAADMLLDSKIPFFLAAFPDVHIDVAIHDSPVDLIAGGYDLSLRLGEVLAPGLVAVPVGGPLHQIVVAAPSYLAAHDRIRQPEDLIHHNCIGWRWPGTVTPEPWQFAYDGQLKTMPVSGNLVVDDRERQYQAAIAGVGVAQVTEERVRAHLASGALHRILETWETEFAGYYLCWTAGRSMSPAMRAFIDALRRA from the coding sequence ATGATCAGCCGTACGCATTTTCTGGCGCTGAATACGTTTGTCATGGTCGCTGAGAAACTGAACTTCAGAGCAGTTGCGGACCAACTGGGCGTCTCCGCGTCTGCCGTCAGCCAGCAAATCAACGGGCTTGAAGAGGATCTGGGGTTACGGCTTTTCAACCGGACAACGCGTTCCGTAAGCCTGACAGAGGATGGAAGGGCGCTTTACCTGCAAACTGCCCCCTTACTGGAAAATCTGTCCGGTGCGATCAGGCAGGCGCAGTCCCGCAGTCAGATCATCCAGGGCAGTATTCGCATCCATGCTTTTCGTTCTGCGGCGGACATGTTGCTGGACAGCAAAATCCCTTTCTTTCTTGCCGCGTTTCCTGATGTGCATATTGATGTCGCCATCCACGACTCCCCGGTTGATCTCATCGCGGGAGGATATGATCTTTCGCTTCGGCTGGGCGAAGTGCTCGCGCCCGGATTAGTGGCGGTTCCCGTTGGTGGGCCGTTGCATCAGATCGTGGTGGCAGCACCGTCTTATCTTGCGGCGCATGACCGCATCCGGCAGCCGGAAGATTTAATTCATCACAACTGTATTGGCTGGCGATGGCCGGGAACGGTAACGCCGGAACCCTGGCAATTCGCTTATGACGGCCAGTTAAAAACGATGCCGGTGAGCGGAAATCTGGTGGTGGATGATCGCGAACGGCAATATCAGGCGGCGATCGCCGGCGTCGGTGTGGCTCAGGTCACCGAGGAGCGAGTGCGCGCACATCTCGCTTCTGGCGCACTTCATCGCATTCTTGAGACCTGGGAGACTGAATTCGCCGGATATTATCTTTGCTGGACCGCAGGACGCTCGATGTCGCCAGCAATGAGAGCATTTATTGACGCGTTGCGGCGTGCATAA